A single window of Vicia villosa cultivar HV-30 ecotype Madison, WI unplaced genomic scaffold, Vvil1.0 ctg.001841F_1_1, whole genome shotgun sequence DNA harbors:
- the LOC131636833 gene encoding uncharacterized mitochondrial protein AtMg00810-like, whose product MVPPQGVPHNQGEVCKLKKALYGLKQAPRAWFEKFTTVITSIGFRSSDHDSALFVKTTYHGRILLLLYVDDMIITGDDMDGINDLKLQLAKQFEMKDLGYLRYFLGIEVAYSPRGYLLSQSKYIANILEQTRLSDTRVVDSPLELNVKYSSSDGVPLPDPTLYRTLVGSLVYLTITRPDIAYAVHVVSQFVVSPTTVHWAAVLCIGRYLRGSQFQSLLFPSSSSLELRAYFDADWAGDPIDRKSTTGLCIFLGDSLISWKSKKQYIVSRSSTEAEYRAMASTTTEIIWLRLLLFDMGVILSEPTSMYCDNKSAIQIAHNSVFHERTKHIEIDCHYTRHHLQYGTITLPFVSSALQIADLFTKTHSIKCFRFLIDKLSMLPTNAS is encoded by the coding sequence ATGGTACCCCCACAAGGTGTTCCTCATAATCAAGGGGAAGTGTGTAAGTTGAAGAAGGCATTGTATGGCCTGAAACAAGCTCCACgagcttggtttgagaaatttacCACTGTGATTACATCTATTGGCTTTCGCTCTAGTGATCATGATTCTGCTTTGTTTGTCAAGACCACTTATCATGGTCGTATTCTACTCttattatatgttgatgatatgattattacaggTGATGATATGGATGGAATTAATGACTTGAAATTACAGTTAGCCAaacagtttgagatgaaggacttagGCTATCTTCGGTACTTCTTGGGCATTGAAGTTGCTTACTCTCCTAGAGGCTATCTTCTTTCTCAATCCAAGTATATTGCAAACATTCTTGAACAGACTCGCCTTTCTGATACTAGAGTAGTggatagtcctcttgagttgaaTGTGAAGTATTCTTCGTCTGACGGTGTTCCTCTACCAGATCCCACCTTATATCGTACTTTGGTTGGCAGCCTAGTGTACCTTACAATTACTAGACCAGATATTGCTTATGCCGTTCATGTTGTTAGTCAGTTTGTTGTCTCTCCTACTACAGTGCATTGGGCAGCCGTTCTTTGCATAGGTCGTTATCTTCGGGGAAGCCAATTTCAGAGCCTTCTTTTTCCCTCATCGTCCTCACTGGAATTGCGTGCTTATTTTGATGCTGATTGGGCTGGTGACCCCATAGACCGTAAGTCTACCACAGGTTTATGTATCTTTCTTGGAGACTCTCTTATTTCTTGGAAGAGTAAGAAACAATATATTGTCTCTCGTTCTTCTACAGAAGCTGAGTATCGTGCTATGGCATCCACCACTACTGAAATAATTTGGTTGCGTTTGTTACTGTTTGATATGGGCGTTATTCTTTCCGAACCAACTTCCATGTATTGTGATAACAAGAGTGCCATTCAAATTGCTCACAATTCGGTCTTTCATGAACGTACCAAACACATAGAGATTGATTGTCACTACACTCGTCATCATCTTCAGTATGGGACAATTACTCTACCGTTTGTCTCTTCTGCTTTACAGATTGCTGATTTGTTTACGAAGACACATTCCATTAAATGTTTTCGTTTTTTGATTGACAAACTCTCGATGCTTCCTACTAATGCATCTTGA